The following are from one region of the Nicotiana tabacum cultivar K326 chromosome 3, ASM71507v2, whole genome shotgun sequence genome:
- the LOC107768773 gene encoding carbonic anhydrase, chloroplastic (The RefSeq protein has 1 substitution compared to this genomic sequence), with amino-acid sequence MSTASINSCLTISPAQASLKKPTRPVAFARVSNSSSSPSVPSLIRNEPVFAAPTPIINPILREEMANESYEQAIAALEKLLSEKGELGPIAAARVDQITAELQSSDGSKPFDPVEHMKAGFIHFKTEKYEKNPALYGELSKGQSPKYMVFACSDSRVCPSHILNFQPGEAFVVRNIANMVPAYDKTRYSGVGAAIEYAVLHLKVENIVVIGHSACGGIKGLMSLPADGSESTAFIEDWVKIGLPAKAKVQGEHVDKCFADQCTACEKEAVNVSLGNLLTYPFGRDGLVKKTLALKGGHYDFVNGGFELWGLEFGLSPSLSV; translated from the exons ATGTCAACTGCTTCCATTAACAGTTGCCTTACTATCTCCCCTGCTCAAGCTTCCCTTAAGAAACCAACTCGTCCTGTTGCTTTTGCTAGGGTTAGcaactcttcttcttctccttctgtTCCCAGTCTCATCAGAAACGAGCCCGTCTTCGCCGCCCCTACTCCCATCATCAACCCCATTTTG AGAGAAGAAATGGCTAACGAATCCTACGAGCAGGCCATTGCTGCACTCGAGAAACTCCTCAG CGAGAAAGGAGAACTTGGACCAATTGCTGCAGCAAGAGTTGACCAGATTACAGCTGAATTGCAATCATCAGATGGCAGCAAACCATTCGACCCTGTTGAGCACATGAAAGCTGGCTTTATTCACTTCAAAACTGAGAAATATGA GAAAAACCCAGCCTTATATGGAGAACTATCAAAAGGCCAGAGCCCCAAG TACATGGTCTTTGCCTGCTCTGACTCACGAGTGTGCCCATCCCATATCCTGAACTTCCAACCTGGTGAAGCTTTCGTGGTTCGGAACATCGCCAACATGGTCCCTGCTTATGACAAG ACCAGATACTCTGGAGTTGGAGCAGCTATCGAATACGCTGTTCTCCACCTTAAGGTAGAGAACATTGTTGTCATTGGCCACAGCGCCTGTGGAGGTATCAAAGGTCTCATGTCTCTACCTGCAGATGGTTCTGAATCAAC TGCCTTTATTGAGGATTGGGTGAAAATTGGTTTACCTGCCAAGGCCAAGGTGCAGGGTGAACACGTGGATAAATGTTTTGCAGATCAATGCACAGCTTGTGAGAAG GAAGCTGTGAATGTGTCACTTGGAAATTTGTTGACCTATCCATTTGTGAGAGACGGTTTGGTGAAGAAAACACTAGCATTGAAGGGAGGTCACTATGATTTTGTGAATGGAGGATTTGAGCTGTGGGGACTTGAGTTCGGTCTTTCTCCTTCTCTTTCCGTATGA